The following proteins come from a genomic window of Chlamydiales bacterium:
- the obgE gene encoding GTPase ObgE, giving the protein MFIDHVDLDLVAGKGGNGAIAWRREKYLAKGGPYGGDGGDGGSIILEADHQISSLEAYRNCRIVKAENGGQGGANNRKGKNGCDLVMKLPLGTLIKDRITGNILYDFTKDKESWVICQGGRGGKGNTYFKSSTNRTPNYATSGKLGESLKVECELKLIADVGLVGFPNAGKSTFVSQITSIPVKVASYPFTTLHPNLRYLICEDKRILIADIPGIIKQAHMNKGLGFKFLRHIERTRLLLFILDGSGYEERDPLEDFETLCHEIREYNPQLINKPFIIILNKIDKGFVGDSLLKKYPHVPIFKISALTGEGVKKILGFLKNYSDF; this is encoded by the coding sequence ATGTTTATAGATCATGTGGATTTAGATCTTGTCGCAGGGAAAGGAGGGAATGGTGCGATTGCTTGGAGGCGTGAAAAATATCTTGCTAAGGGGGGGCCCTACGGAGGAGATGGAGGAGATGGAGGTTCAATCATTTTAGAAGCAGATCATCAAATCTCTTCTCTTGAGGCCTATCGTAATTGTCGCATTGTGAAAGCAGAAAATGGAGGGCAAGGAGGGGCGAATAATCGGAAAGGGAAGAATGGTTGTGATCTCGTCATGAAACTCCCTCTTGGCACTCTTATCAAAGACAGAATCACGGGGAATATTCTCTATGATTTCACTAAGGATAAGGAATCATGGGTGATTTGTCAGGGAGGACGCGGAGGTAAGGGAAACACCTATTTTAAAAGCTCAACGAATCGGACTCCTAATTATGCTACATCAGGCAAGTTAGGTGAATCCTTAAAAGTAGAATGTGAATTAAAATTAATTGCCGATGTAGGCCTTGTAGGATTTCCTAATGCAGGTAAATCTACTTTTGTTTCACAAATCACTTCTATTCCTGTAAAAGTTGCCTCCTATCCTTTTACTACTCTTCATCCTAATCTTAGATATCTTATTTGTGAGGATAAACGGATTCTCATTGCGGATATTCCAGGGATTATTAAACAAGCTCATATGAATAAGGGGCTTGGATTTAAATTTTTGCGTCATATTGAGCGTACTCGTCTTCTGCTTTTTATTTTAGATGGTTCTGGGTATGAAGAGCGTGATCCTCTTGAAGATTTTGAAACGCTTTGTCATGAGATAAGGGAGTATAATCCTCAATTAATCAATAAACCATTTATAATTATTTTGAATAAAATTGATAAAGGGTTTGTCGGAGACTCCCTTCTGAAGAAATATCCTCACGTTCCTATTTTTAAAATTTCTGCTCTTACAGGTGAAGGAGTTAAGAAAATTCTTGGTTTTTTAAAAAATTATTCCGATTTCTAA
- the rpmA gene encoding 50S ribosomal protein L27 — MAHKKGQGSTRNGRDSHSKRLGIKASDGQHVRAGAILVRQRGTKWHPSKNVGRGSDDTLFSLVEGIVSYQKFKHTFVSVKKI; from the coding sequence ATGGCTCATAAAAAAGGTCAAGGGTCAACACGCAATGGAAGAGATTCTCACTCAAAACGGTTAGGGATTAAAGCAAGTGATGGCCAACATGTGCGAGCTGGTGCGATTCTCGTGCGGCAACGAGGTACAAAATGGCATCCTTCAAAAAATGTTGGGCGTGGATCAGATGACACCCTTTTTTCTTTAGTAGAGGGGATTGTTTCTTATCAGAAATTCAAGCATACATTTGTCTCTGTAAAAAAAATCTAA
- the rplU gene encoding 50S ribosomal protein L21 gives MTDYAIIGTGGKQYRVQIGDVIDVELLDDHNDGKIDFTDVLFFHHKKEQKIGTPTVSNFIVHGEILAAVRGPKVVAYKYKKRKKYRRKVGHRQSYKRVKIVGFTI, from the coding sequence ATGACTGATTATGCAATTATTGGAACTGGAGGGAAGCAGTATCGTGTCCAAATAGGCGATGTGATTGATGTGGAACTTTTAGATGATCACAATGACGGAAAAATCGATTTTACTGATGTCCTCTTTTTTCATCATAAAAAAGAGCAAAAAATTGGTACCCCAACTGTTTCCAATTTCATTGTCCATGGTGAAATATTAGCCGCAGTCCGTGGCCCAAAAGTGGTCGCTTATAAATATAAGAAGCGAAAAAAATATCGCCGTAAAGTTGGCCATCGCCAAAGTTATAAACGCGTTAAAATTGTTGGGTTTACAATTTAG
- a CDS encoding aminotransferase class I/II-fold pyridoxal phosphate-dependent enzyme codes for MTQKKIYLASDNWAPAHPLIVKAVIEANKGYAPSYGSDAWTEEAGNLIQKAFKKNCKVFIVPTGTGANIFALRLCSKAYESVICTDIAHIQYQESGAAEALVGCKLLTVPSQKGKATPTEIVKKLKREKAFGKHSTSPRVLSITQPTEVGTVYTPEELKTLTKLCKEEHLLLHIDGSRLYNAAVSLNIPLHEITEAAQVDILSLGGTKNGLMGVEALVIFNQYLQEGSDHFQKQMLQLLSKMRYLSAQYIPFFKNDLWHTLATQANQKAQEIASVIKSTPGLSLSYPVETNQIFFTVPASWIPLIQEKIFCYPWDAEKNEVRFIASWNTSEQNVKEIQSILSEISKHSK; via the coding sequence ATGACCCAAAAGAAAATCTACCTTGCGAGCGATAATTGGGCACCGGCACATCCTCTTATTGTTAAAGCTGTCATTGAGGCAAATAAAGGTTATGCTCCCTCTTATGGCTCAGATGCTTGGACTGAAGAAGCAGGGAATTTGATTCAGAAGGCATTCAAAAAGAATTGCAAAGTCTTTATTGTCCCTACTGGCACAGGAGCAAATATTTTTGCTCTTAGACTTTGTTCTAAAGCTTATGAATCGGTTATTTGTACGGATATTGCTCATATCCAATACCAGGAATCTGGGGCTGCTGAAGCTCTAGTTGGATGTAAACTTCTAACGGTGCCGAGTCAAAAAGGCAAAGCTACCCCTACTGAAATAGTAAAAAAGCTAAAAAGGGAAAAAGCTTTTGGAAAACATTCTACATCGCCTCGTGTATTATCGATTACTCAACCTACCGAGGTAGGTACAGTTTATACGCCCGAAGAGTTGAAAACACTTACCAAACTATGTAAGGAAGAACATCTTCTACTGCACATTGACGGAAGCCGTTTATATAACGCGGCAGTTAGCCTAAATATACCATTGCATGAGATTACAGAAGCTGCTCAGGTCGATATTTTATCTCTTGGAGGAACTAAAAATGGGTTAATGGGAGTAGAAGCTCTTGTGATTTTTAACCAATATTTACAAGAAGGAAGCGATCATTTTCAAAAACAAATGTTGCAACTGCTTTCTAAAATGCGATATCTATCTGCGCAGTATATCCCATTTTTTAAAAACGATTTGTGGCATACACTTGCTACCCAAGCCAATCAAAAAGCACAAGAAATTGCCTCTGTCATTAAATCTACCCCTGGTCTTTCCCTAAGTTATCCGGTGGAAACTAATCAGATTTTCTTTACTGTACCTGCATCATGGATTCCGCTGATTCAAGAGAAAATCTTTTGCTATCCTTGGGATGCTGAAAAAAATGAAGTGCGTTTTATTGCCTCTTGGAATACTTCAGAACAAAATGTCAAAGAAATACAATCCATTCTTTCAGAGATATCTAAACATTCAAAGTAA
- a CDS encoding MFS transporter: MRSFKDLLPIFLIVFFGSIGYSLIITIFTPMLLKGDLLSFDTPIEKRVLALGFILAYYPFGQFISSPTLGALSDRFGRRPILVYSLIITTIVYLLIALGIYLKSYSIISFALLTAGFSEGNTTISQSVIADTVSKEERGRFFGYYYLSIAIAFILGPFIGGKLADPDFYPWFSYMTPFLFVALLLFFTLIWIYFGFQETHSKEHREKISYFDALTNLKKIFTMRHILPYFFANFLIFIGIFGFFQGFPIYAVEKFRLNVTMLGILIAWSSVPFLLVNLFLIHSIARRLNPLKQVVISAVWVGIWLLIGLIQKFEWSLWLIAFLIGSGIALCLPASSTMLSYLVTSKEQGRVLGNHLSLQFFSEAFVGITIGFMASLHLEFTIIVFAFSSIFGAFFLLYLDKRKGLH; this comes from the coding sequence ATGCGTTCTTTTAAAGATCTTCTTCCAATTTTTTTAATCGTGTTTTTTGGATCTATTGGATACAGTCTGATCATTACCATTTTCACTCCAATGCTTCTCAAAGGAGATTTACTCTCTTTTGATACCCCAATAGAAAAGCGTGTTTTAGCGCTTGGATTCATTTTAGCCTATTATCCGTTTGGTCAATTTATTAGTTCTCCTACTTTAGGTGCTCTTTCAGATAGATTTGGACGTCGTCCTATTTTAGTCTATTCTTTAATTATTACGACTATTGTCTATCTCCTTATTGCTTTGGGAATTTACCTTAAAAGCTATTCTATAATTTCCTTCGCTCTTTTAACTGCTGGATTCTCAGAAGGAAATACTACGATTTCACAAAGTGTGATTGCTGATACCGTTTCCAAAGAAGAAAGAGGACGTTTTTTTGGATATTATTATTTGAGTATTGCCATTGCTTTTATTTTAGGTCCATTTATTGGAGGAAAATTAGCTGATCCTGATTTTTATCCCTGGTTTTCCTATATGACTCCTTTTCTTTTTGTGGCTCTTCTTCTTTTTTTCACTCTTATCTGGATTTATTTTGGATTTCAAGAGACCCATTCTAAAGAACATAGAGAAAAAATTTCCTATTTTGATGCACTAACTAATCTAAAAAAGATTTTTACTATGCGTCACATCCTTCCTTACTTTTTTGCAAATTTTCTCATTTTTATCGGTATATTTGGGTTTTTTCAAGGTTTTCCTATCTATGCTGTGGAAAAATTTCGCTTAAACGTGACTATGTTAGGAATTCTTATTGCTTGGTCTTCAGTCCCTTTTCTACTTGTTAATCTCTTTCTTATTCATTCAATTGCTAGACGATTAAATCCCTTAAAACAGGTTGTTATTTCAGCAGTTTGGGTGGGTATCTGGTTGTTGATTGGATTGATACAAAAATTTGAATGGTCACTTTGGTTGATTGCTTTTCTTATTGGTTCAGGCATTGCCCTTTGTCTTCCTGCTTCTTCCACTATGCTTTCTTACCTTGTTACATCCAAAGAGCAAGGACGGGTTTTAGGGAATCATCTTTCGCTACAATTTTTTTCTGAAGCATTTGTAGGGATCACCATTGGATTTATGGCTTCTCTACATCTTGAATTTACCATTATTGTTTTTGCTTTTTCGAGTATTTTCGGAGCCTTTTTTCTTCTCTATCTTGATAAAAGAAAAGGATTGCACTAA
- a CDS encoding S41 family peptidase encodes MRRFFLYFLLFSCSLYSQEMLLKSRDVQAIMDQFFELHVDKKEMSTEVLEGSLKIYLNQFDPNHNYLLNEEIFSYLFPSEQLLYTMQMDYDQNRFTTYFKLNKLIQHGIHRARQWRAQWIQNPRKLILDANKENSTIKDRAYAKTYSALQERHYTHFIRFIAFQMEELGAHHYQGKEKQLIELCEKQIRHLENQYLSFDENQTPFSSESQEHRVILRTLKALAQSLDAHTAYYSSDEAYAIKVQLEKGMCGIGVVLREGIDGIIIQEVIKNSPAARSKKIQVGDILISVDGEEIRKISFQRVLDLMRGKEGTRTVLGIMRRGDRENHFFTIEMTRSKIILDDKRVDVEAEPYGDGIIGKITLHAFYEGDDGVSSEKDLKLAIDQLRAQGPLYGLVLDMRENGGGFLSQAIKVSGLFISNGVVVISKYSDGSVKYYRSLDGERYYDGPLVVLISRGSASATEIVAQTLRDYGVAVIVGDEQTYGKGTIQHQTITSDLNDGFFKVTVGRYYTVSGKSTQIQGVKADILVPSEFQFEEVGEAYLDYPLASDHILPAFEDNLSDIDPFSRVWFQKYYLPYLQKIENKWTTMIPLLKANNEIRINQNKNFQQFLKKMKGEFSTQEEIGSNDLQMDESVDILKDMIFLSTRSGQLDD; translated from the coding sequence ATGAGACGCTTTTTTCTTTATTTCCTTCTTTTCTCTTGCTCTCTTTATTCACAAGAAATGCTTTTAAAAAGCAGAGATGTCCAAGCAATTATGGATCAGTTTTTTGAATTGCATGTGGATAAAAAAGAGATGTCTACTGAAGTTCTCGAAGGTTCATTAAAAATTTATTTAAACCAATTTGATCCAAATCATAACTATCTGCTTAATGAGGAGATTTTTTCATATCTTTTTCCAAGTGAACAACTGTTGTATACGATGCAAATGGATTACGATCAAAATCGTTTCACTACCTATTTCAAATTAAATAAATTGATTCAACATGGTATTCATCGTGCTCGTCAATGGCGTGCTCAATGGATCCAAAACCCTCGTAAGCTTATTCTTGATGCTAATAAAGAAAATTCTACTATCAAAGATAGGGCCTATGCAAAAACATACTCAGCACTGCAAGAACGCCACTATACTCACTTTATTCGTTTTATAGCATTTCAAATGGAAGAGTTAGGTGCTCATCATTATCAAGGCAAAGAAAAGCAGTTAATTGAGCTTTGTGAAAAACAAATTCGTCACCTTGAAAATCAGTATCTCAGTTTTGATGAAAATCAAACACCTTTTTCTTCAGAAAGCCAAGAACATAGAGTCATTTTACGTACCCTTAAAGCCCTAGCTCAAAGTTTAGATGCGCACACGGCTTATTACAGCTCTGATGAAGCTTATGCTATAAAAGTACAGTTAGAAAAGGGGATGTGTGGAATTGGAGTCGTCTTACGTGAGGGGATCGATGGCATTATAATACAAGAAGTCATCAAAAACAGTCCTGCAGCTAGAAGTAAAAAAATTCAAGTTGGAGATATTCTTATTTCTGTAGATGGAGAAGAGATCCGAAAAATTTCCTTTCAGAGAGTCTTAGATTTAATGCGAGGTAAGGAAGGGACCAGAACTGTATTAGGCATCATGAGACGAGGTGATCGAGAGAATCATTTTTTTACTATTGAGATGACTAGGAGTAAAATTATTCTTGATGATAAACGTGTTGATGTTGAAGCTGAACCTTATGGAGATGGGATTATTGGCAAGATCACTCTTCATGCTTTTTATGAAGGTGATGATGGGGTGTCAAGTGAGAAAGATCTTAAATTAGCGATTGATCAATTACGAGCTCAAGGTCCTCTTTATGGTCTTGTTTTGGATATGCGAGAAAATGGGGGAGGTTTTCTTTCGCAGGCAATTAAAGTAAGTGGGCTTTTCATTTCCAATGGAGTCGTAGTCATTTCAAAATATTCAGATGGTTCAGTCAAATATTATCGATCTCTTGATGGAGAACGTTACTATGACGGTCCACTTGTAGTATTAATCTCACGTGGTTCAGCATCTGCTACTGAAATTGTTGCGCAAACACTTAGAGATTATGGAGTTGCAGTCATTGTAGGAGATGAACAAACGTATGGTAAGGGAACGATTCAACATCAGACAATCACTAGCGATCTTAACGATGGATTTTTTAAAGTTACAGTAGGTCGTTACTACACTGTTTCAGGAAAATCGACACAGATTCAAGGAGTTAAAGCTGACATACTTGTGCCCTCGGAGTTTCAGTTTGAAGAGGTAGGTGAGGCTTATCTGGATTATCCACTTGCCTCTGATCACATTCTCCCCGCTTTTGAAGACAATTTATCGGATATAGATCCATTTTCTCGAGTTTGGTTTCAAAAATACTATCTGCCCTATCTTCAAAAGATTGAAAATAAGTGGACGACTATGATACCGCTTTTAAAAGCCAATAATGAAATACGCATCAATCAGAACAAAAATTTTCAGCAATTTCTAAAAAAGATGAAGGGGGAATTTTCTACACAAGAAGAGATTGGCTCAAATGATTTGCAAATGGATGAATCTGTTGATATTCTCAAGGACATGATTTTTCTTTCTACGAGATCTGGTCAATTAGATGATTAA
- a CDS encoding glycosyltransferase family 2 protein, producing the protein MKFSVITITRNSETYLSKTLTSVAQQTFLNYEHIIWDGGSVDQTLNIASSFSNITLYQGQDEGISDAMNRSAALAKGEFLIYLHADDLLVHSQVLNMVDRILTLHPTFHWLYGRANFIDFQGKIRHTTPYEPFTFKRLRRYNFITHPATFVRRSLFQKVGGFRKDLHYCMDYDLWLRIAATGNFPLALSTILACFRQHPSSRSTHQPIQVANEAYHVRNRYVNLFERYRSYLTWKKRRQKSIE; encoded by the coding sequence ATGAAGTTTAGCGTAATTACTATTACACGTAATTCAGAAACCTATTTATCAAAAACTTTAACGTCTGTTGCTCAACAGACGTTTCTTAATTACGAACATATTATCTGGGATGGGGGGAGTGTTGATCAGACGCTGAATATTGCGAGTTCTTTTTCCAATATCACTCTTTACCAAGGACAGGATGAAGGGATTTCTGATGCGATGAATCGTAGTGCTGCTCTTGCAAAAGGAGAGTTTCTTATCTATTTACATGCGGATGATCTTCTTGTCCATTCGCAAGTTTTGAACATGGTGGATAGAATTCTTACCCTTCACCCGACTTTTCATTGGCTTTATGGACGAGCAAATTTTATCGATTTTCAAGGGAAAATTAGACACACTACACCCTATGAACCTTTCACTTTCAAAAGATTACGTCGTTATAATTTTATCACTCATCCTGCAACTTTTGTTAGACGCTCCTTATTTCAGAAAGTTGGAGGTTTTCGTAAAGATCTGCATTATTGTATGGATTATGATCTTTGGTTGCGTATTGCTGCGACTGGCAATTTTCCACTAGCTCTCTCCACGATTTTAGCGTGTTTTCGTCAACATCCCTCTTCTCGTTCTACCCATCAACCTATTCAAGTAGCTAACGAAGCTTATCATGTCCGCAACCGTTATGTTAATCTCTTTGAGCGCTATCGTTCTTATCTAACATGGAAAAAAAGAAGGCAAAAATCTATTGAATAG
- the rpsL gene encoding 30S ribosomal protein S12 has product MPTINQLIRKGRIRKRRRDKSPALKNCPHRRGVCIQVKTKTPRKPNSALRKVAWVRLSNGQEIIAYIGGEGHNLQEHSIVLVRGGRVKDLPGVRYHIVRGTLDCAAVKDRKQGRSLYGVKQPK; this is encoded by the coding sequence ATGCCGACGATTAACCAGTTGATTCGGAAAGGGCGAATTCGAAAGCGCCGACGAGATAAGTCACCAGCTTTAAAAAATTGCCCCCATAGACGTGGAGTTTGTATCCAAGTCAAAACAAAAACCCCAAGAAAACCTAACTCTGCTTTACGTAAAGTGGCCTGGGTAAGACTTTCAAATGGTCAAGAGATTATTGCCTATATTGGAGGGGAAGGGCATAATCTTCAAGAACATAGTATTGTTCTTGTCAGAGGAGGTCGTGTAAAAGATCTTCCTGGTGTCCGTTATCATATTGTGCGGGGCACGTTAGACTGCGCAGCAGTAAAAGATCGTAAACAAGGAAGATCTCTTTATGGAGTTAAACAACCTAAATAA
- the rpsG gene encoding 30S ribosomal protein S7, whose product MSRRRCAEKRKALPDPLYGSLVLEKFINKVMLHGKKTKARRIVYHAIRLFSQKVNIDNPLEAFEQALENAKPSLEVKSRRIGGATYQVPVEISSDRRTAMAMRWIIHHAQAKVGRSMESGLVQELNDCYNNQGMTIKKKDDTHRMAEANKAFAHYKW is encoded by the coding sequence ATGTCTAGAAGACGCTGTGCTGAAAAACGAAAAGCATTGCCCGATCCTCTCTATGGGAGTTTAGTTTTAGAAAAATTTATTAACAAAGTGATGTTGCATGGAAAAAAAACCAAGGCACGTCGCATTGTTTATCATGCAATTCGTCTCTTTTCGCAAAAAGTAAATATCGATAATCCACTAGAGGCATTTGAACAAGCTTTAGAAAATGCAAAACCTTCTTTAGAGGTGAAATCTCGTCGGATTGGAGGAGCGACTTATCAAGTTCCTGTTGAAATCTCTTCAGATCGTCGAACTGCTATGGCAATGCGCTGGATCATTCATCATGCTCAAGCAAAAGTTGGTCGTTCCATGGAATCAGGTTTGGTTCAAGAATTAAATGATTGTTATAACAATCAAGGTATGACAATCAAAAAGAAAGATGATACTCACCGAATGGCAGAAGCGAACAAAGCTTTTGCTCACTATAAATGGTAA
- the fusA gene encoding elongation factor G — translation MARKKEDLLNQVRNIGIMAHIDAGKTTTTERILFYAGRSHKIGEVHEGAATMDWMEQEQERGITITSAATTVYWKNCKINIIDTPGHVDFTIEVERSLRVLDGAVAVFDAVSGVEPQSETVWRQADKYHVPRIAFVNKMDRMGADFFASMESIKEKLGANAIAVQCPIGSESHFIGMVDLVTMKAYIAKDEMGSQWNETGVPDELQEQCEKMRMELLEELATLDETNESFMQKVLEDPDSLDPEEIHAIIRKGVCENSLNPVLCGSAFKNKGVQFLLDAIVRWMPSPLDRGAVKGVNLVNGEPISIPPDDTVPLAALAFKIMTDPYVGRITFLRIYAGVLKKGATLINTTKDRKERVSRLLQMHANDRTDCEELLTGDIAACIGLKHTTTGNTLCSEGSEFLLEKMEFPEPVIDMAIEPKSKADREKLANALTALSEEDPTFRVTSNEETGQTIISGMGELHLDILRDRMIREFKVEANVGKPQVSYKETITVPSSTETKFIKQSGGRGQYAHVCLKVDPNEPGKGTEIVSKIVGGVIPKEYIPAIIKGIEEGLSNGVLAGYHLVDIKVIIHFGSYHEVDSNEMAFKICGSMAIKDACKKANPVILEPIMKVDVMTPEKNVGDVIGDLNRRRGKILGQESEKGMVKINAEVPLSEMFGYTTSLRSLSSGRATSVMEPAYFAKVPQKIQEEIVKK, via the coding sequence ATGGCTAGAAAAAAAGAAGATCTTCTTAATCAAGTAAGAAATATCGGCATTATGGCTCACATAGATGCGGGTAAGACAACAACTACTGAACGCATTCTTTTTTATGCTGGTCGTTCTCATAAAATTGGTGAGGTGCATGAAGGGGCTGCAACAATGGATTGGATGGAGCAAGAGCAGGAGCGTGGTATCACTATTACCTCTGCTGCAACAACAGTCTACTGGAAGAATTGCAAAATTAATATTATTGATACTCCTGGGCATGTGGATTTTACTATTGAAGTAGAGCGTTCTCTGCGTGTTCTTGATGGAGCGGTTGCTGTTTTTGACGCAGTTTCTGGCGTAGAACCTCAGTCGGAAACTGTCTGGCGTCAAGCAGATAAATATCATGTCCCACGAATTGCTTTTGTAAACAAAATGGATCGTATGGGAGCGGATTTTTTTGCCTCTATGGAATCGATAAAAGAAAAACTTGGAGCCAATGCTATTGCTGTTCAATGTCCGATTGGTAGTGAGAGTCATTTTATTGGCATGGTTGATTTAGTCACTATGAAAGCTTACATCGCAAAAGATGAAATGGGCTCTCAATGGAATGAAACAGGTGTTCCTGATGAATTGCAAGAGCAATGTGAAAAAATGCGTATGGAGTTACTTGAAGAGCTTGCTACTCTTGATGAGACAAATGAAAGTTTTATGCAAAAAGTCCTTGAAGATCCCGATAGTCTCGATCCAGAAGAAATACATGCCATCATTAGAAAAGGAGTATGCGAGAATTCACTCAATCCTGTCTTATGCGGTTCAGCCTTTAAAAATAAAGGAGTGCAATTTCTCCTTGATGCGATTGTGCGCTGGATGCCCTCTCCTCTTGATAGAGGAGCTGTAAAAGGGGTAAATCTTGTAAATGGTGAGCCAATCTCCATTCCACCAGACGACACAGTTCCTCTTGCTGCGCTTGCGTTTAAAATTATGACTGATCCATATGTAGGTCGGATTACTTTTCTTCGTATCTATGCCGGTGTCCTAAAAAAAGGGGCAACTCTTATTAACACAACTAAAGATCGAAAAGAAAGGGTGTCGCGTTTATTGCAAATGCATGCAAATGACAGAACAGACTGTGAAGAACTGCTTACTGGTGACATTGCTGCTTGTATTGGTTTAAAGCACACTACTACAGGCAATACCTTGTGTTCTGAAGGAAGTGAGTTTTTACTAGAAAAAATGGAATTTCCTGAGCCTGTTATTGACATGGCGATCGAGCCAAAATCAAAAGCTGATCGTGAGAAATTAGCAAATGCACTCACAGCTTTATCTGAAGAAGATCCTACCTTCCGAGTGACTTCTAATGAAGAAACGGGTCAAACGATTATTTCGGGTATGGGAGAGCTGCATCTTGATATTTTACGTGATCGAATGATTCGAGAATTTAAAGTTGAAGCCAATGTTGGCAAACCACAAGTATCTTACAAAGAGACGATTACAGTTCCAAGTAGTACGGAAACAAAATTTATCAAACAGTCGGGTGGACGTGGTCAATATGCTCATGTTTGCTTAAAAGTAGATCCGAACGAACCTGGTAAAGGGACAGAGATTGTCAGCAAAATTGTAGGTGGAGTGATTCCTAAAGAATATATTCCAGCTATCATTAAAGGAATTGAAGAAGGTCTTTCCAATGGCGTTCTTGCGGGATATCATCTTGTTGATATCAAAGTGATTATTCATTTTGGATCTTATCACGAGGTTGATTCTAACGAAATGGCATTTAAGATTTGTGGATCTATGGCCATAAAAGATGCATGCAAGAAAGCTAACCCAGTGATTCTAGAGCCGATTATGAAGGTAGATGTAATGACACCTGAAAAAAATGTAGGAGATGTAATTGGAGATTTGAACCGGCGTCGAGGAAAAATTCTTGGGCAGGAGTCAGAAAAGGGAATGGTAAAAATTAATGCTGAAGTACCTCTTAGCGAAATGTTTGGCTATACTACTTCGCTTCGTTCCTTGAGTTCAGGTCGAGCTACATCAGTGATGGAACCTGCCTATTTTGCAAAAGTGCCACAGAAAATCCAAGAAGAAATTGTGAAGAAGTAG
- the rpsJ gene encoding 30S ribosomal protein S10 → MVKQDKQKIRIRLKGFDQRQLDRSTADIVETAKRTGARVVGPIPLPTKREIYTVLRSPHVDRKSREQFEIRTHKRLIDILNPTGKTIDALKTLSLPAGVDIKIKAA, encoded by the coding sequence ATGGTTAAGCAAGATAAACAAAAAATTCGTATCCGACTTAAAGGATTTGATCAACGTCAACTCGATCGTTCTACTGCTGATATTGTAGAAACAGCAAAAAGAACTGGAGCGCGCGTGGTTGGACCTATTCCTTTACCAACTAAGCGTGAAATCTATACTGTTTTGCGTTCCCCACATGTTGATCGAAAATCTCGTGAACAATTTGAAATTCGAACTCATAAGCGGCTGATTGATATCCTTAATCCAACTGGGAAAACAATTGATGCATTAAAAACACTTTCCTTGCCAGCCGGTGTCGACATTAAAATCAAAGCTGCCTAA